From a region of the Corallococcus silvisoli genome:
- a CDS encoding radical SAM protein: protein MNLKQLSLPELEAALAPAQPSPTAVRKVFAGVFAHARPTVEAVAQAPQVPRRVADLLRAQAQMPSLKVVERRQADDGFVKYLFESPLGGRIEAVRIPIFEEKYVVCVSSQVGCALACDFCMTGKLGFQRNLQTWEILDQVMQVRAEADRRVGGVVFMGMGEPLLNYKETVRAAQILSHPAGFSISGTAITFSTAGHVPAIRRYTREGHPFRLAFSVTSAIPEKRAKVLPIEKTHPLPELIQAIREYSEARRERAMIAYVAIQGFNLGREDAEALKVAFEGIPIKVDLIDVTDPTGKYLPPTAEELSAFRDHLQILKAPIARRYSGGKEIGAACGTLAASQYGGTVLPTPAASRPAV from the coding sequence GTGAACCTGAAACAACTGTCGCTGCCAGAGCTGGAAGCGGCGCTCGCGCCGGCCCAGCCTTCTCCCACCGCGGTGCGCAAGGTGTTCGCGGGGGTCTTCGCCCATGCGCGGCCCACGGTGGAGGCCGTCGCGCAGGCGCCCCAGGTGCCGCGCCGCGTGGCGGACCTGCTCCGGGCCCAGGCCCAGATGCCCTCCCTGAAGGTGGTGGAGCGGCGGCAGGCGGACGACGGGTTCGTGAAGTACCTCTTCGAGTCGCCGCTGGGCGGCCGCATCGAGGCGGTGCGCATCCCCATCTTCGAGGAGAAGTACGTCGTCTGTGTGTCCAGCCAGGTGGGCTGCGCGCTGGCGTGCGACTTCTGCATGACGGGCAAGCTGGGCTTCCAGCGCAACCTTCAGACCTGGGAGATCCTGGATCAGGTGATGCAGGTGCGGGCGGAGGCGGACCGGCGCGTGGGCGGCGTGGTGTTCATGGGGATGGGCGAGCCGTTGCTCAACTACAAGGAGACGGTGCGCGCGGCGCAGATCCTCTCGCACCCGGCGGGCTTCTCCATCTCCGGCACGGCCATCACGTTCTCCACGGCGGGGCACGTGCCGGCCATCCGGCGCTACACGCGCGAGGGGCATCCGTTCCGGCTGGCGTTCTCCGTGACGAGCGCCATCCCGGAGAAGCGCGCGAAGGTGCTCCCCATCGAGAAGACGCACCCGCTGCCGGAGCTGATCCAGGCCATCCGCGAGTACAGCGAGGCGCGGCGGGAGCGGGCGATGATCGCCTACGTGGCCATCCAGGGCTTCAACCTGGGGCGCGAGGACGCGGAGGCGCTGAAGGTGGCCTTCGAGGGCATCCCCATCAAGGTGGACCTCATCGACGTGACGGACCCGACGGGGAAGTACCTGCCGCCCACGGCGGAGGAGTTGAGCGCGTTTCGCGACCACCTCCAGATTCTCAAGGCGCCCATCGCGCGGCGCTATTCGGGCGGCAAGGAGATTGGCGCCGCGTGCGGCACGCTGGCGGCCAGTCAGTACGGCGGCACGGTGTTGCCGACGCCCGCGGCGTCGCGCCCCGCCGTGTAG
- a CDS encoding RNA polymerase sigma factor, with protein sequence MSHEVPQEDDRQEEDRRLLARAQDGDVSAFETLVGLHQDRVYGLALRMTRSEADAAEITQDTFLSAYQHLKDFRGEAAFGSWVHRIAANHALMRLRHRRVAQAAEAELQAPEFTERGTLADYPVTDWSRDAEEKALDAELGQAIQQAADRLPEGYREVFLLKDVDGLSYEQISEATGDSIPAIKSRLHRARLALREAIDLFYNRDNRGV encoded by the coding sequence ATGTCCCACGAGGTTCCCCAGGAAGATGACCGGCAGGAAGAAGACCGGCGTCTCCTGGCGCGGGCTCAGGACGGGGACGTTTCCGCCTTCGAGACGCTCGTCGGCCTGCACCAGGACCGGGTGTACGGCCTGGCGCTGCGGATGACGCGCTCGGAGGCGGACGCGGCGGAAATCACCCAGGACACCTTCTTGTCCGCCTATCAACACCTCAAGGACTTCCGGGGCGAGGCGGCCTTCGGGTCCTGGGTCCACCGCATCGCGGCCAACCACGCGCTCATGCGCCTGCGTCACCGGCGGGTGGCCCAGGCGGCGGAGGCCGAATTGCAGGCCCCGGAGTTCACCGAGCGGGGGACCCTGGCGGACTACCCCGTCACGGACTGGAGCCGGGACGCGGAGGAGAAGGCGCTGGACGCGGAGCTGGGGCAGGCCATCCAGCAGGCGGCCGACCGGCTTCCCGAGGGGTACCGGGAAGTCTTCCTCTTGAAAGATGTGGACGGCCTCAGCTACGAACAGATCTCGGAAGCGACGGGGGATTCCATCCCCGCAATCAAGAGCCGCCTGCATCGGGCGCGGCTCGCGCTGCGAGAAGCCATCGACCTGTTCTACAACCGGGACAATCGCGGGGTGTGA
- a CDS encoding M1 aminopeptidase family protein: MRSDEGFTGEGFAGRALRRLLVAGVLGLGAAGCDPMGEDPVAPGSPRTMEYAFDGTAPLAGPQGEFSATVTRYEYEFNTQTGAARSALFLNVDFPGGDCFVVGAPGGLTNVKWNGQTALRVETLPGAVRVCGPGQAAGQVKLEANLTVPLQTYDYTQVGFSRRTDRGGNTFSYLLNWVESCQLFGPCDNRTSELASYVITVKHASNERVLCPGTRTLPNNTTTKCELTGLTKAPTYSSFAVASNRAWVSSTFAEVTNKFKLTVFEIPGGRLASSLNATSVTAYLNWIIGLLGPLPYGTDLRVASGPTDWLGAEHPGNIILREDLPDLRRDYADMTMHTLMHEVVHQWAGNRTTLSTSMDFIWKEAIAEYLTYIFELQSRPAGEAEQTRAYWDRLARTAAYYPQPGDSPPPVLVSRAADVYGTGPMILFLQLEPLLGQQTVIDGIKHFLKLPGHRGVSDLRDSLEFVSGKDLAPYFAAWVHGSGDPDWPYFNVTTQQANGALTVTAQQWSVAGTRFPVSVDVLLEGATQKKLVTLNYGLAPTSDTLVVTVPFTEPLVQVTVDPENRVVNRRFFGLTKEPRPPSWLF, from the coding sequence ATGCGAAGCGATGAAGGATTCACCGGCGAGGGGTTCGCGGGCAGGGCCTTGCGCAGGCTGCTGGTGGCAGGAGTGCTGGGGCTGGGGGCGGCTGGCTGTGACCCGATGGGAGAGGACCCTGTCGCGCCGGGCAGTCCACGCACGATGGAGTACGCCTTCGATGGCACCGCGCCGCTCGCGGGGCCGCAGGGAGAGTTCTCGGCCACCGTCACCCGGTATGAATACGAATTCAACACGCAGACGGGGGCCGCGCGCTCCGCGCTCTTCCTGAACGTGGACTTCCCGGGAGGCGACTGTTTCGTGGTCGGCGCGCCCGGTGGGCTCACCAACGTCAAATGGAACGGCCAGACGGCCCTCCGCGTCGAAACGCTCCCTGGCGCCGTGCGCGTGTGTGGTCCGGGCCAGGCCGCGGGTCAGGTGAAGCTCGAGGCGAACCTCACCGTTCCGCTCCAGACCTATGACTACACGCAGGTGGGCTTCTCCCGTAGGACGGACCGCGGCGGCAACACGTTCTCCTACCTGCTGAACTGGGTCGAGTCGTGTCAACTGTTCGGCCCCTGCGACAACCGCACGAGCGAGCTCGCCAGCTACGTCATCACCGTCAAGCACGCCTCCAATGAGCGCGTCCTGTGCCCGGGGACCCGGACGCTCCCCAACAACACCACCACGAAGTGCGAGCTGACCGGCCTCACGAAGGCGCCCACCTATTCATCCTTCGCCGTGGCCTCCAACCGCGCCTGGGTGAGCAGCACGTTCGCGGAGGTCACCAACAAGTTCAAGCTGACCGTCTTCGAGATTCCGGGGGGGCGCCTCGCCAGCTCCCTGAATGCGACGAGCGTCACGGCGTACCTGAACTGGATCATCGGGCTGCTCGGGCCGCTTCCCTATGGGACGGACCTCCGCGTCGCGAGCGGGCCCACGGACTGGTTGGGGGCGGAGCACCCTGGCAACATCATCCTCCGCGAAGACCTGCCAGACCTGCGGCGCGACTACGCAGACATGACCATGCACACGTTGATGCACGAGGTCGTGCACCAGTGGGCCGGCAATCGCACGACGCTGTCGACCTCCATGGACTTCATCTGGAAGGAAGCCATCGCCGAGTACCTCACCTATATCTTCGAGCTCCAGAGCCGCCCCGCGGGCGAGGCCGAGCAGACGCGGGCCTACTGGGACCGGCTGGCTCGCACCGCCGCCTACTATCCGCAGCCAGGAGATTCACCGCCCCCCGTCTTGGTATCCCGCGCGGCGGATGTCTATGGCACAGGGCCCATGATTCTCTTCCTGCAACTGGAGCCCCTGCTGGGCCAGCAGACGGTCATCGATGGCATCAAGCACTTCTTGAAGTTGCCGGGACACCGCGGCGTCAGCGACCTGCGCGACTCGCTCGAGTTCGTCTCCGGCAAGGATCTGGCCCCCTACTTCGCGGCCTGGGTCCATGGCAGCGGAGACCCGGACTGGCCCTACTTCAACGTGACGACCCAGCAGGCGAATGGCGCGCTCACGGTGACGGCGCAGCAGTGGTCCGTCGCCGGCACCCGCTTCCCCGTGTCGGTGGACGTCCTGCTGGAGGGCGCCACGCAGAAGAAGCTGGTCACCCTGAACTATGGCCTGGCGCCGACGTCGGACACGCTCGTCGTCACGGTGCCCTTCACCGAGCCGCTCGTCCAGGTGACGGTGGACCCGGAGAATCGGGTCGTCAACCGCAGGTTCTTCGGGCTCACGAAGGAGCCTCGCCCGCCGAGCTGGCTGTTCTGA
- a CDS encoding anti-sigma factor family protein yields MYTCKDSINLLLEFLEGEMPEEEARHLQEHLSGCKPCEEFLSTYRATPGLCKRAMALKMPREVSAKLTEFLRSKIKSCS; encoded by the coding sequence ATGTATACGTGCAAAGATTCCATCAACCTCCTGCTGGAATTCCTCGAGGGTGAGATGCCCGAGGAGGAGGCGCGGCACCTCCAGGAGCACCTGTCGGGCTGCAAGCCCTGCGAGGAGTTCCTCAGCACCTACCGGGCCACGCCCGGGCTGTGCAAGCGCGCCATGGCGCTGAAGATGCCCCGCGAGGTGTCGGCGAAGCTGACCGAGTTCCTGCGCTCGAAGATCAAGTCCTGCTCGTGA
- a CDS encoding DNA-3-methyladenine glycosylase: protein MPRLPLTFYARPALEVARDLLGTLLVVDGVAGRRVGRIVEVEAYLGEHDLASHSAKGRTPRTEVMFGPAGRSYVYLIYGMHHCFNVVTDGEGVASAVLVRGVEPVEGIPPGERTDGPGRLCRVLGVNLNHNGLWLDSDRLHLSPGTPVPEARVARGPRIGVEYAGAWAAEPLRLWDRDSGHVSRFVSRGPRRRP, encoded by the coding sequence GTGCCAAGACTGCCCCTGACCTTCTACGCGCGCCCCGCCCTGGAGGTGGCGCGCGACCTCCTGGGGACGCTGCTGGTGGTGGACGGCGTGGCGGGCCGCCGCGTGGGCCGCATCGTGGAGGTGGAGGCCTACCTGGGCGAGCATGACCTGGCGAGTCACTCCGCCAAGGGGCGCACGCCGCGCACGGAGGTGATGTTCGGGCCGGCGGGGCGGTCGTACGTCTACCTCATCTATGGGATGCACCACTGCTTCAACGTGGTCACGGATGGGGAAGGGGTGGCGTCGGCGGTGCTGGTGCGGGGCGTGGAGCCGGTGGAGGGCATCCCACCCGGCGAGCGCACGGACGGTCCCGGGAGGCTGTGTCGGGTGCTGGGGGTGAACCTGAACCACAACGGGCTCTGGCTGGACTCGGACCGGCTGCACCTGTCTCCGGGGACGCCGGTGCCGGAGGCGCGGGTGGCGCGGGGGCCGCGCATCGGGGTGGAGTACGCCGGGGCGTGGGCCGCTGAACCCTTGCGGCTGTGGGACCGGGACAGTGGACACGTCAGCCGCTTCGTGTCCCGGGGGCCTCGCCGTCGGCCTTGA
- a CDS encoding Hint domain-containing protein, which produces MKGLSCLAVLACAVLSSTASAQLATRCFTDDQLTTTTLSQGRNNWSFKCGYISQAKRDFLNAEGEYQVYSGGCYSFATTGPTTTCTFYVPVDVNAACIPNLVKLGTCVTGCYTAKQRVSFGGEYWPIADAYASGVRTVTALTKDALLDAPATGEQPIRAFVAGDTVEDVFAIETADGRRVEVTAEHPMVLASGEMVKAKSLKDGDLLLGTQGERVEIRQISVFRYEGKTWNVQPTSHEKIENVLDVEGLLTGSVRFQNEWADDHYRLSLRDEASVDGL; this is translated from the coding sequence ATGAAGGGACTTTCTTGCCTGGCTGTTCTTGCCTGTGCAGTGCTCTCCTCGACGGCATCGGCCCAGCTCGCCACGCGATGCTTCACCGATGACCAACTCACCACCACCACGCTGTCACAGGGCCGTAACAACTGGTCCTTCAAGTGTGGCTACATCTCTCAGGCCAAGCGGGACTTCCTCAACGCCGAGGGCGAGTACCAGGTGTACTCCGGCGGCTGCTATTCGTTCGCCACCACGGGCCCCACCACGACCTGTACCTTCTATGTCCCGGTCGACGTGAACGCCGCCTGCATCCCGAACCTCGTCAAGCTGGGGACGTGCGTGACGGGTTGCTACACGGCGAAGCAGCGCGTCTCCTTCGGCGGCGAGTACTGGCCCATCGCCGACGCCTACGCCTCCGGTGTCCGCACCGTCACGGCGCTCACCAAGGACGCGCTGCTCGACGCGCCCGCCACGGGTGAGCAGCCGATTCGCGCCTTCGTCGCGGGCGACACCGTGGAGGACGTGTTCGCCATCGAGACCGCGGATGGTCGCCGCGTCGAGGTGACGGCCGAGCACCCGATGGTCCTCGCCTCCGGCGAGATGGTGAAGGCGAAGTCGCTGAAGGACGGCGACCTGCTCCTCGGCACCCAGGGTGAGCGGGTGGAGATCCGCCAGATCTCCGTGTTCCGCTACGAGGGCAAGACCTGGAACGTCCAGCCCACCAGCCACGAGAAGATCGAGAACGTCCTCGACGTGGAGGGCCTGCTGACGGGCTCCGTGCGGTTCCAGAACGAGTGGGCCGACGACCACTATCGCCTCTCGCTGCGTGACGAGGCGTCTGTCGACGGTCTCTGA